The stretch of DNA ggaacttacaggaaatgaATCGTTCTGAGTTGCAGGTCCAAACGCCGTCGACGAAGAATCAGAAACCCCATAGTTGAAGGTAGAGCTGCTGTcagtaaaattaaaaagaaagttGTCGTCAATCATTAAAGCCTCTTCGAATCCGTTCAAAAGCTCCATTTCTTCAGTATTTCTTTCTTTTTGGCGTGGTTTCCCTATATAATAATAAACCAAtggataaaaataataataaatgttaaatatatttatatttccaGTAGTTTCCTACGCATTTATTATTGCCTGATTTGATTCCTGTGCGGCTGATTTATTTTGCAACAACCATTCCATGCACACATAATTTATTAATAGTCGaaagaattaaaaataataatataattatggcggattttttattaaaaaaaattatagatcattatcaaatcagataaatagaTAATAACGCAGGGTTTATTTGTCCCGTGGAATAAGTATCATTGATCATAAACGTAAAAATCCTTGAGATGAATTATTTgtggaaaaaaaatattaaaagatacaCTCCACATGGTATGagattttgattttctttttctttttcttttctttttggaTAAGATATGTTTTGAGATTGTTGGAAAGATAAAGGAAGGGCATAGATTCGTGAAATTGAAATAGCATAGcagtaaaaaaatattcaattatttatttattggtaaaaacttgtgtgagacggtctcacatgtcgcatttgtgagacagatctcttatttgggtaatcaacaaaaaaatattattttttatgctaagagtattatttttattgtgaatataagtaaggttgactcgtctcacagattatgatccgtgagacgatatcacatgagactcactcttgttTATTTTCTCAGTGGAAGAAATGTGATTGTTACTTTCGAACCCGATGTCTCACTTTTTGGGATCAGATGAACTACCAAACAAATAGTCGAAGTGTTTTTAACTTGTACGGAGATTCATTTTTTTATACAATTATGAAATTATCGACAGAGTAgtttgataaaataaaattacaaaatatTAGTATGAAACTATTGGGGCCATTCACGAATTAATGAAATCGTAGAGGGCCAGACAGCAAATAACATGGTTGAATTGTGTCGGTCAAATTTGGACATCCCTTGTACACCATACAGACAGAGACATTGTCGTGTTATCTTCTTTCTCTCGCATCCAATTCAGATTTTCGATATTACATAGATACTGTGACATCACAACAATGGCTGACAAAATCGAAGAAGATCCAAAAAATATCGGGGATAATTGGGCCCCACAAGCATGGGCCCACCTGAAATCCGTACGCGAAACATCTCCGCTAATCCAGTGTATCACCAACTTCGTCTCCGTGGATTTCGTCGCAAACCTTCTCATCTCCGCCGGGGCTTCTCCGGCGATGATACACTCTATCGAAGAGATCCCAGACTTCGCCCCGAAGACCCACGCGCTTTACATTAACGTCGGAACGCTCACGCCGGGTTGGCTTCCGGCGATGAAGCTTGCGGCCACGCTGGCGCATGACAGCGGTAGGCCTTGGGTGTTGGACCCAGTGGCTGCCGGAGCTTCTGGTTTCCGGTTAAGTACTTGTTTGGAGCTGTTGAAGATGAGGCCTACTGTGATCCGGGGGAATGGATCTGAGATTATGTCTCTTTTTAAAGGCTCCCTGGATGATACTTCTAAGGTATgatcaaagtttttgtttttcaaGTCTTTGGTTTTagattttgttatttatttttgcGCTAAAATAATTGTCCATTCGATCGATTTACATGAGTTCAAGCCTAAATGCATCTATACTGATCACTGAATCAAAAACAGCAAGCGGGTGCAAGAAATTTCAACTTGTAATCGAGCTTGATTTTCATGTCATTTGAGGACTAGTAGTATATAAGagaaataattcaaaatttgtAGCTTGATTGTTGCTGTTCCAGTGCTTGATACTTCTTGATTTTTTATGAACGATTGGAATTTTCATATACAAATAGGAGAAACACGTGATTTTCTACACTTCGtatgttatatatatttttttttttacttttagttTGATCCCGCTCCCTTAGGCTAACTGCCTAACCAACCTttcatttttcttgttttttcgTAGGGCGTGGACAGCTCGCACGAATCATTAGATGCTGTGGAGGCAGCAAAATCCCTGGCTAAAAGTAGTGGAAGTATAGTTGCCATATCAGGGGTGGTTGACTTCATTACAGATGGTCATCGGGTAGTTGGTGCTAAAAACGGGGTTTCAATGTTGCAAAAGATTACGGGAACAGGGTGTTCTGTCACTGCGCTAATAGCTGCTTTTGTAGCAATCGACCCATCACGGCCATTTGAAGCCACGGCATCTGCACTTTCTGTATTTGGGGTTGCCAGTGAGATAGGCATGAATCTGGCTAAAGGTCCAGCTTCTTTACGAATGCACTTGATCGATGCATTGTATTGGCTTGACCAAGCTACATTGCTTCAACGAGTAAACATTGAAAGTATGTGAAAATCGCATATTTGGTATGTTTTTGTTCTCAAATATATCAATTGGGCATGTGTAAAATTTTCTTGACCATGGAGTTGGTTTATAGAAAAATATTATCTTCACTTTCAATGTTGAAAATATGGAAATTGATATCTGGATCACCTAAAGGATACAAGAAATAAAGAATAGGCTATGTATTTAATCGTTTCAAATCTATTACAACAGTTTGTGCATCATCCTCTGTCGTATTGTTCTCTCTATTGATCAAAAGCTCAATTCTAACAAAGTGTCGTAAAAGATTTGCATGATACATGGTAACAACACAAGAACAAAATCATGCTGTGATAGACTTGTCCGCTTCCTCCATAGCATCTTCACGACTCATGACTTTAGGTTGTCTCAAGACAGGGAAAATCAACTTCCACACTGTATGATGGTAATGATTAGTTGTAAAACCAGAGATTTCATGATCAATATATAAATGCTGAGCTGCTGGGGTGAACTGTAAATAGTGCTTAGTTTAATATGGTTTTTCATAGAAAAGCTTgagaatatatttttttatgataaatCAAAAGTCATGGTAATAATGTCTCTTTGTCTATAGTCTTAGTAAAGTCATTTTTCATGTGTAACACTATCTTTGCTTGCTAAAATGAGAGCAAGCCCAAAGGTTTCTTCAGTTCTGTATCAGACTTTTCTAATTCCATCACCCGATGATCTTAGTACTTTTGGGTGTTTCATGGGTGCTTACAGCGTGGGTATCATGGTTTGATGAAGGAAACAAAAACTCGATTCCTGTGGCTATCATTTTGTTGTGAGTTCGATTTACATGTAAAAGGATTCGATCCCTTTTCCTTATGTTTTCTTTATAATTAAAAGAAACCCTCTGGAAATAGGCATAGCTACTCACTGTATATTGTGGCTGCAAACCATTCATTTACAATCTTCACCCATGTACTAGCCCATCCCACATCGATGCTCCATCTGAAATTACAATGAAAAATAGCAAATATTAGGTATGAAATGAGCAGAATCAGTGAGAAGTGAGTCGATTTGTCcacctttttcttttcttttttaaatctttaatctATGCAAAAATACACCAATTTGTGAGCGGCTTACTTTCTTGTTAAGCTGCTTAAGTTCCAACTGATGAATAGCATCGCAAAGTACATCGCGCCCAAAGAAAATACAAGGTGAAAGAATCCGTAGTGATATCGGATATCATCTTCTTGTAACTGTACTTCATCTCTACGAAACTGAAAAAAAAGGGAACAAACTCCATAACGACGTTAAAAGAGGAAAATTTATGCATAATCTTTCAAATTTCTTCCAAACACTCATTCCCCCCCAACTTTTGTGGTAAACTACATGGTAAGGAATTTTAGTTAGTAATGTTTAGGCAATTAGACGTCACTACTTGTGAGAATATTTAGTAATGCTTTATAGAAATCACGGagaaccaaaaaaaaaacataaaaatattttccctctccTGTCTCCGTATTCTCGCTCAAtttccttctcaatcttttcTTTCTTCCCTTCAGCTTCTGGAAGCAAATCAGTCGCTCGAGAAGGAAAGTAATCGATCCAACTATCGGATGAGAAGGAAGATCGTATCTCTATAGTAAATGTAGATGTCAACACTTGGACATGACTCAACATTTATGAGAAACTAGGTAGGATTTCGCTCATATATTTTCTTGTTAATGTACTTTTGTTGTTTGAAGCTTAAATCACCTGAAACGTTTTTGAGTCTATCCCTGTTGAAAAGGTTGCGATTACAATTGCGCATATGGCAATGACAAATCCCTGGAAGCAGCAGCAGAAACagagacatttaaaatatcttgattgagtattttgaaagaaaaatttcGGGGTGAAAAAGGGAATGGACTGAAGTGAACGTGAATTCTTACCACTATAGTAGACCAACCACCGTGTCCAGTTTCTTGCTTTTGATGGCTGCATTTTTCACTGGTGGGCTcgctgtaaaaaaaaaaaggttagGAGTGTAAATAGCATGGTGGTTATGGTAAATCACGAAACTTCATGCTTCTATTACCTTTAAGCATTTATAAATAAAAGCTATCCTTTTTAGCATGCATACTGATAACAATGGTTGAACGCAACACAGAGGTGGTGTGTATGTGGTGGCAGGAGTAATGGTGAGTTTCATTATGTCAGTGAGTTTATTATTGATCTGAAATTAGGAGAGTAGCTCTGGCCTTGAAAAATGCGAATTTTATGTTAGTCACCTTCTGATGGCAGTCCAGCAGAGGAACACAATATAAGACGCCATAATCCCTGAAGACAGAAGTCCTCTATTCACCTGTCTTAAACATGTCAAACAGTTGCGAGTAAGATTCGGAATACTGAGAGCTGATCAATC from Primulina eburnea isolate SZY01 chromosome 6, ASM2296580v1, whole genome shotgun sequence encodes:
- the LOC140835169 gene encoding hydroxyethylthiazole kinase isoform X2, with translation MADKIEEDPKNIGDNWAPQAWAHLKSVRETSPLIQCITNFVSVDFVANLLISAGASPAMIHSIEEIPDFAPKTHALYINVGTLTPGWLPAMKLAATLAHDSGRPWVLDPVAAGASGFRLSTCLELLKMRPTVIRGNGSEIMSLFKGSLDDTSKGVDSSHESLDAVEAAKSLAKSSGSIVAISGVVDFITDGHRVVGAKNGVSMLQKITGTGCSVTALIAAFVAIDPSRPFEATASALSVFGVASEIGMNLAKGPASLRMHLIDALYWLDQATLLQRVNIENFSNSITR
- the LOC140835169 gene encoding hydroxyethylthiazole kinase isoform X1, with protein sequence MADKIEEDPKNIGDNWAPQAWAHLKSVRETSPLIQCITNFVSVDFVANLLISAGASPAMIHSIEEIPDFAPKTHALYINVGTLTPGWLPAMKLAATLAHDSGRPWVLDPVAAGASGFRLSTCLELLKMRPTVIRGNGSEIMSLFKGSLDDTSKGVDSSHESLDAVEAAKSLAKSSGSIVAISGVVDFITDGHRVVGAKNGVSMLQKITGTGCSVTALIAAFVAIDPSRPFEATASALSVFGVASEIGMNLAKGPASLRMHLIDALYWLDQATLLQRVNIETSGSKSVAREGK
- the LOC140835169 gene encoding hydroxyethylthiazole kinase isoform X4; protein product: MADKIEEDPKNIGDNWAPQAWAHLKSVRETSPLIQCITNFVSVDFVANLLISAGASPAMIHSIEEIPDFAPKTHALYINVGTLTPGWLPAMKLAATLAHDSGRPWVLDPVAAGASGFRLSTCLELLKMRPTVIRGNGSEIMSLFKGSLDDTSKGVDSSHESLDAVEAAKSLAKSSGSIVAISGVVDFITDGHRVVGAKNGVSMLQKITGTGCSVTALIAAFVAIDPSRPFEATASALSVFGVASEIGMNLAKGPASLRMHLIDALYWLDQATLLQRVNIESM
- the LOC140835169 gene encoding hydroxyethylthiazole kinase isoform X3, with amino-acid sequence MADKIEEDPKNIGDNWAPQAWAHLKSVRETSPLIQCITNFVSVDFVANLLISAGASPAMIHSIEEIPDFAPKTHALYINVGTLTPGWLPAMKLAATLAHDSGRPWVLDPVAAGASGFRLSTCLELLKMRPTVIRGNGSEIMSLFKGSLDDTSKGVDSSHESLDAVEAAKSLAKSSGSIVAISGVVDFITDGHRVVGAKNGVSMLQKITGTGCSVTALIAAFVAIDPSRPFEATASALSVFGVASEIGMNLAKGPASLRMHLIDALYWLDQATLLQRVNIEIQQRNTI